One genomic segment of Salinibacter sp. 10B includes these proteins:
- a CDS encoding LA2681 family HEPN domain-containing protein, with product MDPFKDAVPDQERQFASMLRRLLNREKYDKTASLAIERVEKGFSLPEAADALLKVELANILIDAGAEGRIADAIYRGIELYESNRKAIGQFVAETSIEYNLGNAKSGLYGVTVDRSSPRVGLEELSLLTEAKNHYWRALKVSRSDFQEHELMLHVNLGNALRDAGRIVEALQYYDEVLQEDPGFAKANGNRAWTLQRFSTVAGVSTNLALQVAEGYRKGASGRKVPSWVSEQWIQNAKRVEETLRERNVEIPDLEEDRRRTEEEFTNHSTYRQFSLRHFLSLSEHALYCSCAAAREDNLSVRTEALPMDAGFVPKMEHRLDRLKSEFSFARLSFFQSLGQNSKLFDVLDGEVEYTRSSDAGPVGLRAESLRMSFRTCFGILDKIAVGICELFNLPVEDGENINFHQSLWKPNSPRWEALNTIERNSFHAALYSQATDLSDKTDGEWAIYKKWRNVLEHGFLVLKETDEKPPGDLLESKMPVIAVPLGHFRSKTLHLLQLTRSAIFNFAYCARVEGWKAQKGVR from the coding sequence ATGGACCCGTTCAAAGACGCCGTTCCAGACCAGGAACGACAGTTCGCTAGCATGTTGCGCCGGCTACTAAATCGAGAGAAGTATGATAAAACGGCCAGCCTTGCCATCGAGCGCGTAGAGAAAGGATTCTCGCTGCCGGAAGCGGCCGACGCGCTTCTCAAGGTCGAATTAGCAAACATTCTCATCGACGCGGGCGCCGAAGGACGAATTGCGGATGCTATCTACCGTGGCATCGAGCTTTACGAGTCAAATCGGAAAGCTATCGGGCAGTTTGTTGCCGAGACAAGCATCGAGTACAATCTTGGAAACGCCAAGTCTGGGCTTTACGGAGTCACCGTAGATCGGAGCAGTCCACGCGTCGGCCTAGAGGAATTGAGTCTTTTAACGGAGGCGAAAAATCACTACTGGCGAGCCTTGAAGGTGAGCCGATCTGATTTCCAGGAGCATGAGCTCATGCTCCACGTCAACTTAGGAAATGCTCTTCGAGACGCGGGGCGGATCGTAGAAGCGCTTCAGTACTACGACGAAGTTCTTCAAGAGGACCCCGGCTTCGCTAAGGCGAATGGAAATCGGGCGTGGACGCTTCAACGTTTCTCGACGGTCGCGGGGGTTTCAACCAATCTGGCCCTTCAAGTGGCCGAGGGGTATAGGAAGGGTGCCTCCGGAAGAAAAGTCCCTTCCTGGGTTTCGGAACAGTGGATACAGAATGCTAAGAGAGTGGAGGAAACGCTTAGAGAACGGAATGTCGAGATACCAGATCTGGAGGAAGATCGCCGAAGAACCGAGGAGGAGTTTACGAATCACAGTACTTACCGGCAGTTTTCTCTTCGGCACTTCTTGTCCTTGAGCGAGCATGCCCTTTACTGCTCCTGCGCAGCGGCACGGGAGGACAACCTCTCGGTCCGGACTGAAGCGCTTCCAATGGATGCTGGGTTCGTCCCGAAGATGGAGCATCGGCTAGACCGACTGAAGTCTGAGTTTTCCTTTGCGCGACTGTCATTTTTCCAATCGCTGGGACAGAACTCCAAACTCTTCGATGTCCTTGATGGGGAGGTGGAGTACACCCGGTCTTCAGACGCAGGTCCAGTCGGCCTCCGCGCTGAGTCCCTGCGGATGAGCTTCCGAACTTGCTTCGGAATCCTAGATAAGATTGCTGTAGGTATCTGCGAGCTGTTCAATCTCCCCGTTGAGGATGGGGAGAATATCAACTTCCACCAGTCGCTATGGAAGCCCAATTCGCCAAGATGGGAAGCGCTAAACACCATTGAGAGAAATTCTTTCCACGCGGCCCTCTACAGCCAAGCTACGGATCTGAGCGACAAGACCGATGGTGAATGGGCAATCTACAAGAAATGGAGAAACGTCTTGGAGCATGGGTTCCTCGTGCTCAAGGAGACTGACGAGAAACCCCCGGGAGACCTTCTGGAAAGCAAGATGCCCGTGATTGCAGTCCCACTCGGTCATTTCCGGAGTAAGACACTGCATCTACTTCAGCTCACGAGATCTGCGATTTTCAATTTCGCATACTGTGCCAGAGTAGAGGGATGGAAGGCTCAGAAGGGGGTCCGGTAA
- the parA gene encoding ParA family partition ATPase codes for MKVVGILHGKGGVGKSTVAVNLARNLQLHGLDVVIIDCDAQGTSQSWKASRDDETDLPAVFGVDKASALESDVRRLSDSFDIAVIDGGAHLDKMHAAIIKTSDLTLIPVQPSPADIWPTEQIVDLIKQRQEVTGEPDAAFVISRRKVGSRLGQGVQDVLERFELPVWEGTCDRVAYPQAMGRGRSVVEMSDEKAAAEVESITENVINTLNHE; via the coding sequence ATGAAAGTAGTCGGTATTCTACATGGCAAGGGTGGGGTCGGAAAGAGCACCGTTGCTGTGAATCTTGCTCGGAACCTCCAGCTCCATGGATTGGACGTGGTCATCATCGATTGTGATGCACAAGGTACCTCCCAGAGTTGGAAGGCCTCACGAGACGATGAGACTGACCTCCCTGCAGTGTTTGGTGTCGATAAGGCTAGTGCGCTGGAGAGCGACGTCCGTCGCCTGTCAGACTCATTCGATATCGCAGTGATTGATGGTGGGGCGCACCTTGACAAAATGCACGCTGCGATTATCAAGACATCAGATCTGACACTCATTCCGGTACAGCCTTCTCCAGCAGACATCTGGCCCACCGAGCAGATCGTTGATCTCATCAAGCAACGGCAGGAAGTCACTGGTGAACCGGATGCAGCATTCGTGATCTCACGCCGCAAGGTCGGATCTCGATTGGGGCAGGGCGTACAGGATGTTCTTGAACGCTTTGAGCTGCCAGTGTGGGAGGGCACATGCGATCGAGTGGCATACCCTCAGGCCATGGGTCGAGGCCGCTCTGTCGTCGAAATGAGCGACGAGAAAGCGGCCGCTGAAGTCGAGTCAATTACAGAAAATGTAATCAATACCCTTAACCATGAGTGA
- the mobC gene encoding plasmid mobilization relaxosome protein MobC: MSTSERRIRKKVLPTRWTDSEYETLTRRAEEVGLSRAGYIRLKAIGEEGPRTQRVPRHGTADLARLLAAVNKIGGNVNQVARAINQGHDPYGEVYSKRILAAIREVQDLVRDELDRR; encoded by the coding sequence ATGAGCACAAGCGAGAGGCGCATTCGAAAGAAAGTATTGCCGACGAGGTGGACCGATTCGGAGTACGAAACGCTCACGCGCAGGGCCGAAGAGGTCGGCCTGAGCCGCGCAGGCTACATTCGCCTCAAGGCGATTGGGGAGGAGGGACCGCGGACACAGCGCGTTCCTCGCCACGGAACGGCCGATCTGGCCCGGCTCCTTGCGGCGGTCAACAAGATTGGGGGCAACGTCAACCAGGTGGCCCGGGCCATAAACCAGGGCCACGACCCGTACGGAGAGGTCTATTCGAAGCGGATCCTCGCCGCAATCCGGGAGGTGCAGGATCTCGTTCGAGACGAATTGGACCGACGGTAG
- a CDS encoding PIN domain-containing protein, with translation MALSRNRLRGYVDANVILSGVATDNPHSASRVVLVASELTLLDLVANERAIEECTRNLARFVKDEGQLRELEDLLQEVVSRSIEVVETPAAGERSSVPGADPKDLVHLLSAVEHGCDYLITANTKDFPGSYEGTTVLEPGTLVRRIREQIKGLS, from the coding sequence ATGGCACTGAGTAGAAATCGCCTCCGGGGATATGTGGACGCCAATGTCATTCTTAGCGGCGTAGCGACGGATAACCCTCACTCTGCTTCTCGGGTCGTGCTCGTCGCCTCTGAACTGACGCTCTTGGACTTAGTCGCCAACGAGCGGGCAATTGAGGAGTGTACTCGCAACCTCGCGCGGTTCGTTAAGGACGAGGGCCAACTCCGCGAGTTGGAAGATCTCCTTCAAGAGGTGGTGAGTCGCTCGATCGAGGTTGTAGAGACGCCGGCAGCAGGCGAGCGGTCGTCCGTGCCAGGAGCCGATCCGAAGGACCTGGTTCATCTTCTGAGTGCAGTGGAGCACGGGTGCGACTATCTGATTACCGCAAACACGAAAGACTTTCCCGGAAGCTACGAAGGGACCACCGTATTAGAGCCCGGGACGCTGGTAAGACGGATTCGAGAGCAGATCAAAGGTCTCTCCTGA
- a CDS encoding nucleotidyl transferase AbiEii/AbiGii toxin family protein encodes MNSPVAQSVRDRLLSRMRETGEEYQVLLTRFALERLLYRLTQLPEREDFVLKGAYTFLIWEGRLGRQTRDLDLLGSGPPELDENRSPPE; translated from the coding sequence ATGAACTCCCCGGTAGCACAGTCGGTCCGGGATCGTCTCCTCTCGCGGATGCGAGAAACGGGAGAGGAATACCAGGTCCTCCTCACGCGATTTGCGCTGGAGCGACTTCTGTACCGGCTCACTCAACTTCCGGAGAGAGAGGATTTCGTCCTCAAAGGCGCATACACCTTCCTCATCTGGGAGGGGCGTCTCGGACGACAGACCCGAGACCTTGACCTTTTGGGGAGCGGGCCTCCCGAGCTCGACGAGAACCGTTCCCCGCCCGAATGA
- a CDS encoding type IV toxin-antitoxin system AbiEi family antitoxin domain-containing protein, with protein MTKTDQVLQIARQQGVVRARDLKEKDLPPRYLSRLADRGKLRREGRGLYRHPDAPLTEHHSLALVASRYPSAVVCLLSALQFHDLTTQMSRRVWVAREKGDWTPEASPTRLEVVHMSGDSFTEGAKQYEVEGIPVKVFSPAKTVADCFKFRGKVGLSVAIEALRDYVRSSADPIEELYRFAEVCRVQTVMRPYIEATV; from the coding sequence ATGACCAAAACAGATCAGGTCCTCCAGATTGCCCGCCAGCAGGGCGTGGTGCGAGCCCGCGACCTGAAGGAGAAAGACCTCCCCCCGCGCTACCTCTCCCGGCTTGCCGATCGGGGGAAACTTCGAAGGGAAGGGCGTGGTCTCTACCGCCATCCGGACGCCCCCCTCACTGAGCACCACAGTCTGGCTCTCGTTGCGTCCCGGTATCCGAGCGCGGTGGTGTGCCTTCTCTCCGCCCTTCAGTTTCACGATCTGACGACGCAGATGTCCCGGCGGGTATGGGTCGCCCGAGAGAAAGGAGACTGGACACCGGAAGCGAGCCCGACCCGTCTCGAGGTCGTCCACATGTCTGGCGACAGCTTTACAGAAGGCGCCAAGCAGTACGAGGTGGAGGGGATCCCTGTTAAGGTCTTCAGTCCGGCCAAGACCGTCGCTGATTGCTTCAAGTTTCGCGGGAAGGTCGGCCTCTCGGTCGCAATCGAGGCACTTCGCGACTACGTGCGCTCCAGCGCGGACCCAATCGAGGAGCTCTACCGCTTTGCAGAGGTCTGCCGCGTCCAGACGGTCATGCGCCCGTACATCGAAGCAACCGTGTAG
- a CDS encoding replication protein, whose product MGWSSAIFTVGNPPRNTSTGDSPSAPDPDLSRASDLSMDATEPFPDRLFRLPLPDALIAEMPEMTDSALRAILALIRLSFRFDPNEGRNGRWVCPDRTFSRAGIQEACGLSGQGVRNGLGELEEAGYVTIDRSGRSYEHALEIAVPERRFTYVPTALLETASSLSGTELRFVLAVLRATWGWTTDSTEENEMPKHQRWAQLSMAALARLTGRSETAVKEAARCLNGTWFQRRRPTHGAYYYRFRTDVLTTESDPDRETSTPEKLAVKQKRTAVFSMGIPNDLAPDRQRSAPPRRGTIEKSLENSAKHSARSKRAKHGPKNPPSSNGGSAVHGGERSSGDSSRRPAQTPHPEEAHPKRGSHRGAAGNHQAKSGKIDLTDFSEQKRQLGQKLANAGVWPSSIPELLARHSAQRIEANFELFRERAPSVKNQGAFLRAAIEEGYALPSPSSCPSETGEKTSAEDHARRDEADGRSIADATALPQPGTKVSEAKKQQLIEEGLATEADFEKFADYDDPTELQHFFRVEKVPSPTVR is encoded by the coding sequence GTGGGCTGGTCTTCCGCGATTTTCACGGTAGGGAATCCGCCTAGAAACACTTCTACCGGCGATTCGCCGTCCGCTCCCGACCCGGATCTGTCGAGGGCCTCCGACCTGTCGATGGACGCGACCGAGCCGTTTCCCGACCGGCTCTTTCGCCTCCCTCTCCCCGACGCGCTGATCGCCGAAATGCCGGAGATGACCGATTCGGCCCTCCGCGCGATTCTGGCCTTGATTCGCCTTAGCTTCCGCTTCGATCCAAACGAAGGCCGAAATGGCCGATGGGTGTGTCCGGATCGGACCTTCTCCCGCGCAGGCATCCAGGAGGCGTGTGGCCTCTCCGGGCAAGGCGTCCGTAACGGTCTAGGCGAGCTCGAGGAGGCCGGCTACGTGACCATTGATCGGTCCGGTAGGAGCTACGAGCATGCGTTAGAAATAGCGGTACCCGAAAGGCGCTTCACGTACGTACCGACGGCGCTTTTGGAAACAGCCTCCTCCCTCTCGGGGACGGAGCTGCGCTTCGTCCTCGCAGTGCTCCGGGCCACCTGGGGATGGACCACCGATTCGACGGAAGAAAACGAGATGCCTAAACACCAACGGTGGGCCCAGCTGTCCATGGCGGCCCTTGCGCGGCTGACGGGGCGTTCGGAAACGGCCGTGAAGGAAGCTGCCCGCTGCTTGAACGGAACGTGGTTCCAGCGGCGCCGCCCGACGCACGGGGCGTATTACTACCGCTTCCGAACCGACGTGCTCACTACGGAGTCCGACCCCGATCGGGAAACGTCTACCCCAGAGAAACTGGCGGTCAAGCAGAAGCGAACGGCCGTTTTTTCGATGGGGATCCCAAACGATCTGGCCCCCGATCGCCAACGATCTGCCCCCCCCCGTAGAGGAACTATAGAGAAGAGTTTAGAGAACTCAGCAAAGCATAGTGCCCGTTCCAAACGAGCTAAACACGGCCCAAAAAACCCGCCATCCTCGAACGGTGGATCTGCTGTGCATGGGGGAGAACGCTCCTCAGGGGACTCGTCGAGGCGGCCTGCTCAAACGCCCCATCCTGAAGAGGCTCACCCGAAGCGGGGCTCCCACCGAGGGGCCGCGGGGAATCACCAGGCGAAGAGCGGAAAGATCGACCTCACGGACTTCTCCGAGCAGAAGCGACAGCTCGGCCAAAAGCTCGCCAACGCCGGCGTCTGGCCTTCCTCGATTCCAGAGCTTCTGGCCCGGCATTCGGCCCAACGGATTGAGGCAAACTTTGAGCTTTTTCGGGAGCGGGCCCCCTCGGTCAAAAACCAGGGGGCTTTCCTTCGAGCCGCCATCGAAGAAGGTTACGCTCTCCCCTCTCCCTCCAGCTGCCCATCCGAGACAGGTGAGAAGACCTCTGCTGAGGATCATGCCCGTAGAGACGAGGCCGACGGCCGATCGATCGCCGACGCCACAGCGCTCCCTCAGCCCGGCACAAAGGTTTCTGAGGCCAAAAAGCAACAGCTCATCGAAGAGGGTCTCGCTACGGAGGCCGACTTTGAGAAGTTTGCCGACTACGACGACCCGACGGAGCTCCAGCACTTCTTTCGAGTCGAGAAAGTCCCCTCCCCTACGGTCCGGTAA